One stretch of Methylococcus capsulatus DNA includes these proteins:
- a CDS encoding PAS domain S-box protein, translated as MTRLELEATVLGRLLVIQETLDILPDPAGIGEFLDAALAEVPGVAGAHLCVDGKLAPASAELAPLCIGMASNHARIVAGPAGEGQRLFVYPLRIASRFYGVLLLRLSDPAEFRNYREFLGNIANVVARTLENRAFVAELARSNRLLEQRVEERTRALSEKTAELQRECDIRRAIQDDLAESEEKFRQISTAALDAIAIIDGRGRVTYWNPAAEAMFGYLSDEIIGRDLHEMLAPERYLGSYRAGIAEFRRSGTGAAIGRTLEIQAKRKDGSEFPIELSVSSVKIHGEWHAIGIIRDIIGRKQAEALKARLAAIVESSEDAIVAKTLDGIITSWNAGAERMYGYRAEEIIGQSVTRLAPPELHDEIRRCLAEVAAGRAVKGLQTRRLTRSGEQFDVSLTISPLPGEDGKVVGASVIGRDITGLKRSEQALRRLNRVLNTVTGCDSVLVRARSEAELLSEMCRVIADIGGYGKAWVALLPDNANACVPPEVYHSETPGTVDFAARLSDRDVFDAILRNVGRSGVRQVWREIDEASPLFPLRHCAIEQGCEALALLPIQNGSGVGGILGLCGETLEAFDGDEMALLEKLARDMAYGIAHLRDQAERLKNANRIIRSLEQTIQAVATTLEMRDPYTAGHQRRVADLAAAIAKKLNLSGDEVHGIRLAGMVHDLGKIRIPAEILTKPGRLTPLEFDFIKTHSQVGYDILKDIAFPWPIADMVLQHHEKLDGSGYPQGLAGDAILLGARIIAVADVMEAMSSHRPYRPGLGNAAALAELEAHRGIWYDAQVVDACKALFREEDNPLR; from the coding sequence ATGACCCGCCTGGAGTTGGAGGCGACCGTCCTCGGCCGCCTCCTGGTGATACAGGAGACGCTAGACATACTTCCCGACCCGGCGGGCATCGGAGAATTCCTGGATGCCGCTTTGGCCGAGGTGCCCGGCGTGGCGGGCGCCCATCTGTGCGTCGACGGCAAGCTGGCGCCAGCTTCCGCCGAACTTGCGCCCCTGTGCATCGGCATGGCGTCGAATCATGCCCGGATCGTGGCCGGCCCTGCGGGGGAAGGCCAGCGACTTTTCGTCTACCCCTTGCGGATCGCGTCCCGCTTTTATGGTGTACTGCTGCTGCGTCTGTCGGATCCGGCGGAGTTCCGCAATTACCGGGAGTTCCTGGGCAATATCGCCAACGTGGTGGCACGGACCCTGGAGAATCGCGCGTTCGTGGCGGAACTGGCCCGCTCCAATCGCCTGCTCGAACAGCGAGTGGAAGAGCGCACCCGCGCGTTGTCGGAAAAGACCGCGGAGCTTCAGCGCGAATGCGACATTCGCCGGGCCATCCAGGACGATCTGGCCGAGAGTGAGGAGAAGTTCCGCCAGATCAGCACGGCGGCGCTGGACGCCATCGCAATCATCGACGGGCGAGGCCGGGTGACCTACTGGAACCCAGCTGCGGAAGCCATGTTCGGTTACCTGAGCGATGAAATCATCGGGCGCGATCTCCACGAGATGCTGGCGCCAGAGCGCTACCTGGGGTCCTATCGCGCCGGAATCGCCGAATTCCGGCGGAGCGGCACCGGTGCGGCGATCGGCCGGACGCTGGAAATCCAGGCAAAACGCAAGGATGGCAGTGAGTTTCCGATCGAACTTTCGGTATCTTCGGTGAAAATCCACGGCGAGTGGCACGCCATCGGTATCATCCGGGACATCATCGGGCGAAAACAGGCGGAAGCCCTCAAGGCCCGGCTGGCCGCCATCGTTGAGTCGTCGGAGGACGCCATCGTGGCCAAGACCCTCGATGGCATCATCACGAGCTGGAATGCCGGTGCCGAGAGGATGTACGGCTACCGTGCCGAAGAAATCATCGGCCAGTCGGTCACCCGTCTGGCGCCCCCCGAACTGCACGATGAGATTCGCCGGTGTCTGGCAGAAGTCGCCGCCGGCAGGGCCGTAAAGGGCCTCCAGACCCGGCGTTTGACCCGGAGCGGAGAGCAGTTCGACGTTTCGCTGACGATATCCCCGTTGCCCGGTGAAGACGGGAAGGTTGTGGGCGCTTCCGTCATCGGGCGCGACATCACCGGACTCAAACGATCGGAACAGGCGCTACGGCGTCTCAACAGGGTCCTCAATACCGTCACCGGTTGCGACAGCGTCCTGGTCCGGGCGCGGAGCGAAGCCGAACTGCTCAGTGAAATGTGCCGCGTCATCGCAGACATCGGGGGTTATGGCAAGGCATGGGTGGCCCTACTGCCGGACAACGCGAACGCATGCGTACCGCCTGAGGTCTATCACAGTGAAACGCCGGGGACCGTGGATTTCGCCGCGCGGCTGTCGGATCGCGACGTGTTCGATGCCATTTTACGTAACGTGGGCCGATCCGGGGTCAGGCAGGTGTGGCGGGAGATCGACGAGGCGTCGCCACTGTTCCCTTTGCGTCATTGTGCCATCGAGCAAGGCTGCGAGGCTTTGGCACTTCTTCCGATACAGAATGGCTCGGGCGTCGGCGGCATATTGGGCCTTTGTGGGGAAACACTGGAAGCTTTCGATGGTGACGAAATGGCGCTGCTGGAAAAGCTGGCGCGGGACATGGCCTATGGCATCGCTCACCTGCGGGACCAGGCCGAACGCCTGAAGAACGCCAACAGGATCATTCGAAGCCTGGAGCAGACGATTCAAGCCGTCGCCACCACCCTCGAAATGCGGGACCCCTACACCGCCGGTCACCAGCGGCGGGTCGCCGATCTCGCGGCGGCCATCGCGAAAAAACTGAATCTTTCCGGCGACGAGGTGCATGGCATCCGCCTGGCCGGTATGGTCCACGATCTCGGCAAGATTCGCATCCCCGCCGAAATCCTCACCAAACCGGGCCGGCTGACCCCTCTGGAATTCGATTTCATCAAAACCCACTCCCAGGTCGGATACGACATACTCAAGGACATCGCATTCCCCTGGCCGATCGCCGACATGGTTCTGCAACATCACGAGAAGCTGGATGGATCGGGGTATCCGCAAGGACTCGCCGGTGATGCCATCCTCCTCGGCGCGCGGATCATTGCGGTCGCGGATGTCATGGAGGCGATGTCGTCACACCGCCCCTACCGGCCCGGTCTCGGCAACGCGGCGGCTTTGGCGGAACTGGAGGCGCACCGCGGGATTTGGTACGACGCGCAAGTGGTCGACGCCTGCAAAGCTCTGTTCCGGGAGGAAGACAACCCGCTGAGGTGA
- a CDS encoding zinc ribbon domain-containing protein YjdM, translating into MSNFPPCPQCKSEFTYEDGGMIVCPECGYEWAMVAAAESAEIGKKVVKDAYGNILMDGDSVTVIKDLKVKGSSSVVKVGTKVKNIRLVDGDHDIDCKIEGIGAMGLKSEFVKKA; encoded by the coding sequence ATGAGCAATTTTCCGCCGTGCCCACAATGCAAATCCGAATTCACCTATGAAGATGGCGGCATGATCGTCTGTCCAGAATGCGGGTATGAATGGGCTATGGTCGCCGCCGCCGAGAGCGCGGAAATCGGCAAAAAAGTAGTGAAAGATGCATACGGCAACATTCTAATGGACGGTGACAGTGTGACCGTGATCAAGGATTTGAAAGTCAAAGGCTCATCATCAGTGGTCAAAGTCGGCACCAAGGTCAAGAACATCCGTCTGGTTGATGGCGACCACGACATCGATTGCAAGATCGAAGGTATTGGCGCGATGGGCTTGAAATCGGAATTTGTCAAGAAAGCCTGA
- a CDS encoding superoxide dismutase: protein MPPLPYAENALAPVISANTVGFHYGKHHKGYVDNLNKLVAGTEYADFTLEKIISDTAGKADRTSIFNNAAQVWNHTFYWKSLRPNGGGEPPAALKGKIEASFGSVDACKKEFANAAVSQFGSGWAWLVLAGDKLEIIRTANADTPLTSRKKPLLAIDVWEHAYYLDYQNRRADYVNAVLEKLLNWEFASQNTG, encoded by the coding sequence TTGCCGCCGCTGCCTTATGCCGAGAACGCCCTGGCGCCGGTGATTTCAGCCAATACCGTCGGCTTTCACTATGGTAAGCATCACAAGGGTTATGTGGATAACCTGAACAAGCTCGTTGCAGGGACGGAATATGCCGATTTTACTTTGGAAAAAATTATTAGCGATACTGCAGGGAAAGCGGACCGGACTTCAATTTTCAATAATGCGGCTCAGGTTTGGAATCATACGTTTTACTGGAAAAGTCTCAGGCCCAATGGTGGCGGTGAGCCCCCGGCCGCCCTGAAGGGGAAAATCGAAGCCTCATTCGGCAGCGTCGACGCATGCAAAAAGGAGTTTGCGAACGCAGCGGTGTCACAGTTCGGAAGCGGTTGGGCCTGGCTCGTTCTCGCTGGTGACAAGCTCGAGATTATCAGGACGGCCAATGCCGATACTCCTCTGACATCCCGAAAAAAGCCATTGCTGGCAATCGACGTATGGGAGCATGCCTATTATCTGGACTATCAGAACCGCCGCGCCGATTATGTGAATGCAGTTCTCGAAAAGCTGTTGAACTGGGAGTTTGCTTCGCAGAACACCGGTTAA
- the leuD gene encoding 3-isopropylmalate dehydratase small subunit, protein MKPFTKFTSRVVPLDRANVDTDAIIPKQFLKSIRRSGFGPYLFDEWRYLDRGEPDMDCSHRPLNPEFVLNLPCYAGAKILLARKNFGCGSSREHAPWALGDYGFRAIIAPSFADIFYNNCFKNGILPIVLDEATVDRLFSEAGPGFELTIDLESQTVATPFGETFHFDVDASRKHRLLNGLDDIALTLQHAEAIRAYEAARRKSAPWLFAVP, encoded by the coding sequence ATGAAGCCTTTCACGAAATTCACTTCGCGCGTCGTGCCATTGGACCGGGCCAATGTTGACACCGATGCCATCATTCCCAAGCAGTTTCTGAAGTCCATCCGCCGCAGCGGGTTCGGTCCCTATCTGTTCGACGAGTGGCGTTACCTGGACCGTGGCGAGCCCGATATGGATTGTAGCCACCGTCCACTCAACCCGGAGTTCGTGCTCAACCTGCCCTGTTATGCCGGCGCCAAGATATTGCTGGCCCGCAAGAACTTCGGCTGTGGCTCCTCGCGCGAGCACGCGCCCTGGGCGCTGGGGGATTATGGCTTTCGCGCCATCATCGCGCCGAGCTTCGCCGACATCTTCTACAACAACTGCTTCAAGAACGGCATCCTGCCCATCGTACTCGACGAAGCCACGGTCGATCGCCTGTTTAGCGAGGCCGGACCCGGCTTCGAGCTCACCATCGACCTGGAGTCGCAGACCGTGGCGACGCCGTTCGGCGAAACCTTCCATTTCGACGTGGATGCCTCCCGCAAGCATCGTCTGCTGAACGGCCTGGACGACATCGCTCTGACCCTGCAGCATGCCGAGGCCATCCGCGCCTACGAAGCCGCCCGCAGGAAGTCTGCCCCCTGGCTGTTCGCCGTCCCTTGA
- the leuB gene encoding 3-isopropylmalate dehydrogenase translates to MTIKIAVLPGDGIGPEIVAEALKVLDSLCTDFGLAVETEHALIGGAAYDVHGTPFPQETLTLCRAADSILLGAVGGPKWEPLDYSLRPERGLLGLRSELELFSNLRPAVLYPQLVAASTLKPEVVVGLDIMIVRELTGGIYFGKPRGRRINEHGEREGYNTLVYSESEIRRIAHSAFQIARKRNKRLCSIDKANVLECTELWREVVIEAGKDYPDVALSHMYVDNAAMQLVRNPKQFDVMLTDNMFGDILSDCAAMLTGSIGMLPSASLDKNGKGMYEPIHGSAPDIAGRGIANPIATILSLAMMLRYSFDDAVLAERIERAVQTALDQGFRTADIASEGTVEVGTAAMGDAIVAALRSA, encoded by the coding sequence ATGACTATCAAAATCGCTGTTTTGCCCGGCGACGGGATCGGACCGGAAATCGTCGCAGAAGCCTTGAAGGTCTTGGATAGCCTGTGCACCGATTTCGGTTTGGCGGTCGAAACCGAACACGCTCTGATCGGCGGTGCGGCCTACGATGTCCATGGCACCCCCTTCCCGCAAGAAACCCTGACGCTGTGCCGGGCCGCCGACTCGATCCTGCTTGGTGCGGTCGGTGGTCCCAAATGGGAGCCTCTGGATTATTCGCTGCGGCCCGAGCGGGGGCTCCTGGGCTTGCGTTCGGAGCTGGAACTGTTTTCCAATCTGCGGCCGGCGGTGCTCTATCCGCAGTTGGTGGCGGCTTCGACCCTCAAGCCCGAAGTGGTCGTTGGCCTGGACATCATGATCGTGCGGGAGCTGACCGGTGGCATTTATTTCGGCAAGCCGCGCGGTCGTCGCATCAACGAGCACGGTGAGCGGGAAGGGTACAACACCCTGGTGTACAGCGAATCGGAAATCCGCCGCATAGCCCACAGCGCGTTCCAGATTGCTCGGAAGCGTAACAAGCGCCTGTGCAGCATCGACAAGGCCAATGTGCTGGAATGCACGGAACTGTGGCGCGAGGTGGTCATCGAGGCCGGCAAGGACTATCCGGACGTGGCGCTGAGCCATATGTATGTGGACAACGCCGCGATGCAGTTGGTCCGTAACCCGAAGCAATTCGACGTGATGCTGACCGATAACATGTTCGGCGACATCTTGTCCGACTGCGCCGCCATGCTGACCGGCTCGATCGGTATGCTGCCTTCGGCTTCCCTCGACAAGAACGGCAAGGGGATGTACGAGCCTATCCACGGCTCGGCCCCGGATATCGCCGGCCGCGGCATCGCCAATCCGATCGCTACCATCCTGTCGCTGGCCATGATGCTGCGCTACAGCTTCGACGACGCGGTCTTGGCGGAGCGGATCGAGAGGGCGGTGCAGACGGCATTGGATCAGGGTTTCCGCACGGCCGATATTGCCTCGGAAGGCACCGTCGAGGTCGGTACCGCCGCGATGGGTGATGCGATCGTCGCTGCTTTGCGCAGTGCCTGA
- the adk gene encoding adenylate kinase encodes MRIMLLGSPGSGKGTQAKYLTERFGIPQISTGDMLRAAVREGTPLGMEAKKIMDAGQLVSDSIILGLIKERIAAPDCTNGFLLDGFPRTIAQADALAELGVALDHVVEIAVDDEEIVRRLSGRRVHPASGRTYHVVFNPPKVEGKDDVTGEPLVQREDDKEETVRKRLEIYHAQTKPLVDYYRSKAAQGGVKFHTVPGVGSVEAVRDALLAVLA; translated from the coding sequence ATGCGCATCATGCTGCTGGGAAGTCCTGGGTCTGGTAAGGGTACGCAGGCCAAGTACCTCACGGAGCGTTTCGGTATCCCCCAGATTTCCACCGGCGACATGCTGCGTGCCGCTGTGCGCGAGGGTACGCCTCTGGGCATGGAAGCGAAGAAGATCATGGATGCCGGGCAGCTGGTGTCGGATTCGATCATCCTCGGCCTGATCAAGGAGCGTATCGCCGCGCCGGACTGCACGAACGGGTTTCTGTTGGACGGCTTTCCTCGAACGATCGCCCAGGCCGACGCTTTGGCCGAGTTGGGCGTGGCGCTCGACCACGTGGTGGAGATCGCGGTGGATGACGAGGAGATTGTCCGGCGTTTGAGCGGCCGGCGGGTGCACCCGGCTTCCGGACGTACCTATCACGTGGTGTTCAATCCCCCCAAGGTGGAAGGCAAGGACGACGTGACCGGCGAGCCGCTGGTCCAGCGCGAGGATGACAAGGAGGAGACCGTCCGCAAACGTCTGGAGATCTATCATGCCCAGACCAAGCCACTGGTCGATTACTACCGGAGCAAAGCGGCGCAGGGCGGGGTGAAGTTCCACACAGTGCCGGGGGTGGGCAGCGTCGAGGCGGTCCGTGACGCGTTGTTGGCCGTCCTGGCCTGA
- the leuC gene encoding 3-isopropylmalate dehydratase large subunit, translating to MSGKTLYDKLWDDHVVHVDADGSCLIYIDRHLIHEVTSPQAFEGLRMAGRVPWRVDANLAVADHNVPTADRDKGIADPVSRLQVETLDKNCADFGITEFAMDDVRQGIVHVIGPEQGATLPGMTIVCGDSHTSTHGAFGALAFGIGTSEVEHVLATQCLVQRKAKNMLVRVDGKLAPGVTAKDLVLAIIGRIGTAGGTGYTIEFAGEAIRGLSMEGRMTVCNMAIEAGARAGLVAVDEVTLDYLKGRPFAPAGALWERAVEAWKDLHSDPDAVFDKVIEIDAAGIKPQVTWGTSPEQVVPVDAEVPDPATEVDPVRRESMERALQYMDLLPGTPIGAIRVDRVFIGSCTNARIEDLRAAAEVARGHKLAAHVKQALVVPGSGLVKRQAEQEGLDKVFLEAGFEWRDPGCSMCLAMNADRLEPGERCASTSNRNFEGRQGYGGRTHLVSPAMAAAAAIHGHFVDITEGGRV from the coding sequence ATGAGCGGAAAAACCCTTTACGACAAGCTGTGGGACGACCACGTCGTGCATGTCGATGCGGACGGATCGTGCCTGATCTACATTGATCGCCATCTAATCCACGAGGTGACCTCACCCCAGGCATTCGAAGGGCTGCGGATGGCAGGGCGTGTACCTTGGCGAGTGGATGCCAATCTTGCAGTGGCCGACCACAACGTCCCCACCGCTGACCGCGACAAAGGTATCGCCGATCCGGTGTCGCGCCTGCAGGTGGAAACTTTGGACAAGAACTGCGCCGATTTCGGTATTACCGAATTCGCGATGGACGACGTGCGCCAGGGTATCGTGCATGTGATCGGGCCCGAGCAGGGCGCGACCCTGCCGGGCATGACCATCGTTTGCGGCGATTCGCATACTTCGACTCACGGCGCTTTCGGGGCGCTCGCCTTCGGGATCGGCACTTCCGAGGTCGAGCATGTGTTGGCCACGCAATGTCTGGTGCAGCGCAAGGCGAAAAACATGCTGGTCCGCGTCGACGGCAAGCTGGCGCCGGGCGTGACAGCGAAAGATTTGGTACTGGCGATTATCGGCCGTATCGGAACGGCCGGCGGCACCGGCTATACCATCGAATTCGCAGGCGAAGCCATCCGCGGCTTGTCGATGGAAGGCCGGATGACGGTTTGCAACATGGCGATCGAGGCGGGCGCACGTGCTGGCCTGGTGGCGGTGGACGAAGTCACGCTCGACTACCTCAAGGGCCGGCCGTTCGCTCCGGCGGGCGCCTTGTGGGAGCGGGCGGTCGAGGCATGGAAAGACCTGCACAGCGATCCGGATGCGGTGTTCGACAAGGTCATCGAGATCGATGCCGCCGGCATCAAGCCACAGGTGACCTGGGGAACTTCGCCGGAACAGGTCGTGCCGGTGGATGCCGAGGTGCCGGACCCGGCCACGGAAGTCGATCCGGTGCGGCGGGAAAGCATGGAGCGGGCGCTGCAGTACATGGATCTCCTGCCTGGCACGCCAATCGGAGCGATCCGGGTCGACCGGGTATTCATCGGGTCCTGCACCAATGCCAGGATCGAGGACCTGCGCGCCGCGGCGGAGGTCGCTCGGGGACACAAGCTCGCCGCCCATGTGAAGCAGGCACTGGTGGTGCCCGGCTCGGGTCTGGTCAAGCGGCAGGCGGAGCAGGAGGGGCTGGACAAGGTCTTTCTCGAGGCCGGTTTCGAATGGCGCGATCCCGGTTGTTCTATGTGCTTGGCGATGAATGCCGACCGGCTGGAACCCGGCGAGCGTTGCGCCTCCACCTCCAACCGGAATTTCGAGGGACGCCAGGGCTATGGCGGGCGTACCCATCTGGTGAGTCCGGCCATGGCGGCTGCGGCGGCCATTCATGGGCATTTCGTCGACATTACCGAAGGAGGGCGCGTATGA
- the trhA gene encoding PAQR family membrane homeostasis protein TrhA — protein MDTHSIPGFAEPVSSLTHLLGAGVVAVYGYFLLRRGRGNISRLITLGVFVFSCIFLLSMSGVYHLLAAGGSGHAVLQRLDHAAIFSLIAGSFTPVHWILFTGWGRWGVLLLIWALAITGITLKVIFFEQIPEWLGLTLFMGIGWIGLASGITLARRYGLRFVMPLVYSGLSYTAGGLLEFLGVPILIPGVIGPHELLHFGVLAGIAFHFRFLAGMLDRVAPRRPIQDD, from the coding sequence ATGGACACTCATTCGATTCCAGGTTTTGCTGAGCCGGTCAGCTCTTTGACCCATTTGCTGGGAGCCGGAGTAGTTGCCGTGTATGGGTACTTCCTGCTCCGAAGAGGACGCGGGAACATCTCTCGCTTGATCACGCTGGGCGTATTCGTGTTCTCCTGTATATTCCTCTTGTCCATGAGCGGTGTTTACCACTTGCTTGCGGCGGGGGGAAGTGGCCATGCCGTCCTACAACGGCTGGATCATGCCGCGATTTTTTCCCTGATCGCCGGCAGCTTTACCCCAGTTCACTGGATTCTATTCACTGGCTGGGGCCGGTGGGGGGTGTTGCTCTTGATCTGGGCCTTGGCCATTACAGGCATCACGCTCAAGGTCATTTTCTTTGAGCAAATTCCGGAATGGCTGGGGTTGACGCTTTTCATGGGGATTGGCTGGATCGGCCTTGCTTCCGGCATAACCCTTGCCCGCCGCTATGGTTTGCGCTTCGTCATGCCCCTGGTTTATAGCGGTCTGTCTTACACCGCCGGCGGATTGCTGGAGTTTCTCGGCGTGCCTATCCTGATTCCAGGGGTGATCGGTCCGCATGAGTTGCTGCATTTTGGTGTATTGGCGGGCATTGCCTTCCACTTTCGTTTTCTAGCCGGCATGCTGGACCGGGTGGCGCCGAGAAGGCCGATTCAGGACGACTGA
- a CDS encoding RNA recognition motif domain-containing protein — translation MAKKLFVGNLSYTITDRDLQAMFATHGAVTSATVVTDRDSGRSKGFGFVEMGNDKEAWAAIAALHGKDFDGRALIVNEARPREQRSDSFGRSGGFGGGRGGFGGRRPY, via the coding sequence ATGGCTAAGAAATTGTTTGTCGGCAACCTGAGTTACACCATTACCGACCGTGATCTTCAAGCAATGTTCGCGACGCATGGTGCTGTAACCTCGGCAACCGTCGTTACAGACCGAGACAGCGGCCGCTCCAAAGGCTTCGGTTTCGTCGAGATGGGCAATGACAAGGAGGCATGGGCTGCCATTGCCGCCTTGCACGGTAAGGACTTCGACGGTCGCGCCTTGATCGTCAACGAAGCACGCCCGCGCGAACAACGATCCGACAGCTTTGGTCGCAGCGGCGGCTTCGGTGGTGGCCGTGGCGGCTTTGGTGGCCGAAGGCCATACTGA
- a CDS encoding UDP-N-acetylglucosamine-peptide N-acetylglucosaminyltransferase: protein MCEWDRLDEWRAKMRDVITRKEAGRVSPFHLLSMPGMGASEQRSCADLWMQDRIASSRMQRSHLDFAFSPKDKAKIRIGYLSCDFHDHATSLLLVELFECHERDRFEVFAYSYGPDDGKNMRGRLKKCFDRFLDIQELSDVEAAKQIYEGQIDILVDLKGYTSNSRTMILTFRPAPIQVNYLGYPGTLGGNFCDYIITDRFLTPLASAADYSEAFAYLPDTYQPHGRRCPIGTRPTRSDAGLAEQGFVFCCFNQAYKITPEIFDVWCKLLTNVPGSMLWLLKNNKAEGNLRNEACKRGVAPDSLIFAEEKPQSEHLGRLALADLVLDTFPYNAHTTASDALWAGVPLVTCAGATFPSRVAGSLLQAIGLPELIATDIDGYYDLVFDLASSPERLSQIKAKLDANRLTTALFDIDTYTKNIEKLYATMWQRYLDGLPPSIIQG, encoded by the coding sequence ATGTGCGAATGGGACCGTCTGGACGAGTGGCGTGCCAAGATGCGCGACGTCATCACCAGGAAAGAAGCAGGTAGGGTTTCGCCATTTCATTTGCTGTCAATGCCAGGGATGGGCGCAAGTGAACAACGCTCATGCGCCGATCTGTGGATGCAGGATCGCATCGCATCGTCCAGGATGCAGAGATCGCATCTGGACTTCGCGTTCTCTCCCAAAGACAAGGCAAAAATACGTATTGGATATCTATCCTGTGACTTCCATGACCATGCAACATCGCTGCTATTGGTGGAGTTGTTCGAATGCCACGAGCGGGACCGCTTCGAGGTCTTTGCATATTCTTATGGTCCGGATGACGGGAAAAACATGCGGGGACGCCTCAAAAAATGCTTCGATCGCTTCCTGGACATTCAGGAGTTATCGGACGTGGAAGCTGCGAAGCAGATCTATGAGGGTCAGATCGACATTCTGGTCGATCTGAAAGGTTATACGAGCAATAGTCGTACGATGATTCTTACATTCCGGCCGGCGCCAATTCAGGTGAATTATTTGGGTTATCCAGGAACCTTGGGCGGCAACTTCTGCGATTACATCATCACCGATCGGTTTCTTACCCCGCTGGCGAGTGCCGCCGATTACAGCGAGGCGTTCGCGTATCTACCTGATACGTATCAACCCCATGGTCGCCGCTGCCCAATTGGCACTCGCCCCACACGATCCGATGCCGGCTTGGCGGAACAAGGGTTTGTGTTCTGCTGCTTCAACCAGGCTTATAAGATTACTCCTGAGATTTTCGATGTTTGGTGCAAATTGCTCACCAACGTTCCCGGCAGTATGCTTTGGTTGCTGAAAAACAATAAGGCAGAAGGCAATCTCAGGAATGAGGCGTGTAAACGGGGCGTCGCTCCCGATAGTCTCATCTTTGCTGAGGAGAAACCGCAAAGTGAGCACCTGGGGCGGCTGGCATTGGCGGATCTGGTGCTGGATACGTTTCCCTACAACGCTCACACAACGGCCAGCGATGCTTTATGGGCTGGTGTTCCCCTGGTGACATGTGCGGGAGCGACGTTTCCTTCGCGGGTCGCTGGAAGCCTTTTGCAGGCAATCGGCTTGCCGGAGCTCATTGCCACTGACATCGATGGTTATTACGACCTGGTTTTTGATCTGGCCTCTTCTCCTGAGCGGTTGTCACAGATCAAAGCAAAGCTTGATGCCAACCGCCTGACTACTGCTTTATTCGATATCGATACTTATACCAAGAATATCGAGAAATTGTATGCCACCATGTGGCAACGATATCTCGATGGCTTGCCGCCTTCCATCATACAGGGCTGA
- a CDS encoding aspartate-semialdehyde dehydrogenase — protein sequence MSKTYNVAVLGATGAVGETMLSILEQRRFPVGEVYALASSRSTGKRLEFRGSQLKVVDVEEFDWSLVQIGLFSPGASVSDIYAPRAAAAGCVVIDNTSRFRYEDDIPLVVPEVNAEKIADYRNRGIIANPNCSTIQMLVALKPIYDAVGIERINVCTYQAVSGTGKKAIEELAGQTAQLLNGLPCQASVYPKQIAFNVLPQIDVFLDNGYTKEEMKMVWETRKIMGDDAILVNPTTVRVPVFYGHSEAVHIETRDKITAEQARALLEKAPGVVVIDEHQPGGYPTAVTEAAGKDPVFVGRIREDISHPRGLNLWVVADNIRKGAALNSVQIAEILIDKYI from the coding sequence ATGAGCAAAACCTACAATGTCGCCGTGCTGGGCGCCACCGGGGCCGTCGGCGAAACGATGCTGTCCATCCTTGAGCAACGCCGGTTCCCGGTGGGCGAGGTGTACGCCCTGGCCAGCAGTCGTTCCACCGGTAAGCGCCTGGAGTTCAGGGGCAGCCAGCTCAAAGTGGTGGATGTGGAGGAGTTCGACTGGTCCCTGGTCCAGATCGGCCTGTTTTCGCCCGGCGCCTCGGTTTCCGATATCTACGCGCCCCGGGCGGCGGCGGCTGGCTGTGTGGTGATCGACAATACCTCCCGCTTCCGCTACGAGGACGACATCCCGCTGGTGGTGCCGGAGGTCAATGCGGAAAAGATCGCCGATTACCGGAACCGCGGCATCATCGCCAACCCCAACTGTTCCACCATTCAGATGCTGGTGGCGCTGAAACCGATCTACGATGCCGTCGGCATCGAGCGCATCAATGTCTGCACCTATCAGGCGGTGTCCGGCACCGGCAAGAAGGCCATCGAGGAGCTGGCCGGCCAGACCGCGCAATTGCTCAATGGCCTGCCCTGCCAGGCCTCGGTGTATCCCAAGCAGATTGCTTTCAACGTGTTGCCGCAGATCGATGTCTTCCTGGACAACGGTTACACCAAGGAAGAGATGAAGATGGTCTGGGAGACCCGCAAGATCATGGGGGACGATGCCATCCTGGTGAATCCCACCACCGTGCGGGTGCCGGTGTTCTACGGTCATTCGGAGGCCGTGCACATCGAGACCCGGGACAAGATCACGGCGGAGCAGGCGAGGGCATTGCTGGAGAAGGCGCCGGGCGTCGTGGTGATCGACGAGCATCAGCCGGGGGGCTACCCGACCGCAGTCACCGAGGCCGCCGGCAAAGACCCGGTATTCGTCGGCCGCATCCGCGAAGACATTTCGCATCCGCGCGGACTGAACCTGTGGGTGGTCGCGGACAACATCCGTAAGGGCGCGGCGCTCAACAGCGTGCAGATTGCGGAGATACTGATAGATAAGTATATTTGA